Proteins co-encoded in one Kribbella qitaiheensis genomic window:
- a CDS encoding SDR family oxidoreductase, whose protein sequence is MSLADKLAGKKVLVTGVTGFVGEALLHRMIGELPDTTVVAIIRPKGSLKGTDRMAQMLKKDIFKPFYGEGTPYADATELTAARVEVVEGDLSDVPALPQDLDIVVHCAGDVSFDPPIHEAFTTNVLGTKSLLERILESSAATERRIHYVHISTAYTAGPPPGRDPRGAGRAQRRLAGRGRGRDGDEGAGRGDLP, encoded by the coding sequence GTGAGTCTTGCCGACAAGCTGGCAGGCAAGAAGGTCCTGGTCACCGGCGTCACCGGTTTCGTCGGTGAGGCCCTGCTGCACCGGATGATCGGCGAGCTGCCGGACACCACCGTGGTCGCGATCATCCGTCCGAAGGGGTCCCTGAAGGGCACCGACCGGATGGCGCAGATGCTCAAGAAGGACATCTTCAAGCCGTTCTACGGCGAGGGCACCCCGTACGCCGACGCCACCGAGCTGACCGCCGCCCGGGTCGAGGTGGTCGAGGGCGACCTGTCCGACGTACCGGCGTTGCCGCAGGATCTCGACATCGTCGTGCACTGTGCCGGTGACGTCAGCTTCGACCCGCCGATCCACGAGGCGTTCACGACCAACGTGCTCGGGACGAAGAGCCTGCTCGAGCGCATCCTTGAAAGTTCTGCAGCGACCGAGCGTCGTATTCATTACGTCCACATCTCTACCGCTTACACGGCCGGGCCGCCGCCGGGGCGCGATCCCCGAGGCGCCGGTCGAGCACAACGTCGACTGGCGGGCCGAGGCCGAGGCCGGGATGGCGATGAAGGCGCGGGTCGAGGAGACCTCCCGTAG